A single window of Fibrobacter sp. DNA harbors:
- a CDS encoding fibrobacter succinogenes major paralogous domain-containing protein, which translates to MLKRLPFILIALMAVAAMAATSAVTGSFMDLRDGHVYKTATIGSQTWMAENLNYEADYSRCYGGDYAACAREGQLYEWKSAMIACPAGWHLPSKSEFEMLFEAVGGKSVAGKMLKSKHGWRDMSGKESAGNGTDAFSFSASPDIRRSWDANFWISEGDDNFIYYVSLSYYSDSVFINYAGSLPRISDSWYNVRCVKDESAEPFSFKKDKGFVKFIPDYIMPDYRNGHIKDFRDGLTYRTVTIGDQTWMAENLNYEADGSACYEDSTSNCDKYGRLYTWGAAKDACPSGWRLPKMKEFLTLFENVGGSSTAAKMLKSRTGWHWHVWESDHYVSTKPIRTRRKSIMTDGNGIDAFSFTALPESDRGENVCFWSSDGFDSESNFKYAMTMEYMMDEANYNSFYTEDDFFGGPYWCAVRCFKEKTAKKTKEPSPAKVENAVKFKMDDFRLVTDYNVTDYRSGIMTDERDGQKYRTVVIGKQTWMAENLNYRTEGSYCYDDDELTCFQYGRLYKWEPATDACPAGWHLPSYKEILDLKIELSHEVYNDSVSADMLKSRTGWKSVVDSSGPMCKNLLLCGSERKGTDLFGFSVLPTGFRVSDRLNSKAILNLLREIHYLHADEKYESKKHSDYRGEGEQALFWTSSEVFISRNKGGKVHLASFEYKYGGIGLEYGDKDNGYSVRCVKD; encoded by the coding sequence ATGTTGAAGAGGTTGCCTTTCATCTTGATTGCGCTGATGGCGGTTGCTGCGATGGCGGCGACTTCCGCCGTGACGGGCTCGTTCATGGATTTGCGCGATGGCCACGTCTACAAGACAGCCACAATCGGCTCGCAGACGTGGATGGCGGAGAACCTGAATTACGAAGCAGACTATAGCCGTTGCTATGGGGGCGATTATGCTGCTTGCGCCAGGGAAGGGCAGCTGTACGAATGGAAAAGTGCAATGATCGCATGTCCTGCGGGTTGGCATCTTCCGAGTAAAAGCGAATTTGAGATGTTGTTCGAAGCCGTGGGCGGGAAGTCGGTCGCAGGGAAAATGCTCAAGTCAAAACATGGTTGGCGCGACATGTCGGGCAAGGAATCGGCTGGCAACGGCACGGATGCGTTCTCGTTCTCTGCCAGTCCCGATATCAGGAGGAGCTGGGACGCGAACTTCTGGATTTCCGAGGGAGATGACAACTTTATATACTATGTAAGCCTGAGTTATTATAGCGATAGTGTGTTTATAAACTATGCAGGTAGCCTGCCGAGGATTAGCGATTCCTGGTATAACGTTCGCTGTGTCAAGGATGAATCTGCGGAGCCTTTTTCTTTCAAGAAAGACAAAGGGTTTGTCAAGTTTATTCCGGATTATATTATGCCGGATTACCGTAATGGGCATATAAAGGACTTTCGTGATGGTTTGACCTACAGGACGGTCACTATTGGCGACCAGACGTGGATGGCGGAAAACCTGAATTACGAGGCAGATGGTAGCGCTTGCTACGAAGATAGCACAAGTAATTGCGACAAGTACGGGCGCCTCTACACTTGGGGGGCGGCAAAAGACGCTTGCCCGTCAGGATGGCGCTTGCCGAAAATGAAAGAGTTCCTTACGTTGTTTGAAAATGTAGGCGGGTCATCGACCGCTGCCAAAATGCTAAAATCCAGGACAGGATGGCATTGGCATGTTTGGGAAAGCGACCATTATGTGAGTACAAAACCGATAAGAACTAGAAGGAAAAGCATAATGACGGACGGCAATGGCATAGATGCATTTTCGTTTACCGCCTTGCCCGAAAGCGATCGCGGCGAGAATGTGTGCTTCTGGAGTTCTGACGGGTTTGATTCTGAAAGCAATTTCAAGTATGCCATGACAATGGAGTATATGATGGATGAGGCGAACTACAACTCTTTCTATACCGAAGATGACTTCTTTGGAGGTCCGTATTGGTGTGCTGTCCGTTGCTTCAAGGAAAAAACTGCAAAAAAGACCAAGGAACCGTCGCCTGCAAAAGTTGAAAATGCGGTAAAATTTAAGATGGATGATTTTAGACTTGTAACGGATTATAACGTGACGGATTATCGTAGCGGGATTATGACGGATGAACGTGACGGGCAAAAATACAGGACGGTTGTCATAGGCAAGCAGACGTGGATGGCGGAAAACCTGAATTACAGGACGGAAGGAAGCTATTGCTACGATGATGACGAACTGACCTGTTTCCAGTATGGCCGCCTTTATAAATGGGAGCCAGCAACGGATGCCTGCCCAGCCGGTTGGCATCTGCCGAGCTATAAGGAAATTCTGGACTTGAAAATAGAACTGAGCCATGAAGTGTACAATGATTCGGTTTCCGCCGACATGCTCAAATCCAGGACGGGATGGAAAAGTGTGGTAGACTCGTCGGGACCGATGTGCAAGAATCTTTTGCTATGTGGAAGTGAACGGAAGGGGACGGATTTGTTCGGGTTCTCTGTGCTACCGACGGGATTCAGGGTGAGCGACAGGTTAAATAGTAAGGCAATTCTTAATCTTCTGAGAGAGATTCATTACTTGCATGCTGATGAAAAGTATGAATCGAAAAAACATAGCGATTACCGAGGCGAGGGTGAACAGGCGCTTTTCTGGACGTCCTCGGAGGTGTTTATAAGCAGGAATAAAGGAGGAAAAGTGCATCTCGCCTCTTTTGAATACAAGTATGGCGGAATTGGCCTAGAATATGGCGATAAAGATAACGGCTATTCTGTCCGCTGCGTAAAGGACTAA
- a CDS encoding NAD(P)H-binding protein: protein MKVALFGSTGLIGKNVLKLLVRLDQVEHVYCPVRRVPEPAETGILEGAAKIDFDVVDFEQVDKLREKFAGLDAAICCLGTTIKQAGSKPAQERIDLRLPLTLAAVAKKAGVKHFLCVSAQGANSHSPFFYNRLKGMLEEGLTMMNFESLTLVRPSLLLGKHRDKRFGEELMQKLFGGHLAIIPARIRPVFAESVAAHLVASLLKPPSDHVCASDGVKGKRIIYNRVLSSTNADAFFREN from the coding sequence ATGAAAGTTGCGCTTTTCGGTTCGACCGGCCTGATTGGAAAAAATGTCCTGAAACTCCTGGTGCGCCTTGACCAGGTGGAGCATGTGTACTGCCCGGTACGCCGCGTGCCCGAGCCCGCCGAAACGGGAATCTTGGAAGGTGCCGCAAAAATCGATTTCGATGTGGTCGACTTTGAACAGGTGGACAAGCTGCGCGAGAAGTTTGCGGGCCTCGACGCGGCGATATGCTGCCTGGGCACGACAATCAAGCAGGCGGGCAGCAAACCCGCGCAAGAAAGGATTGATTTGAGACTCCCGCTGACGCTGGCCGCCGTCGCGAAAAAAGCCGGCGTGAAGCATTTCCTCTGCGTGAGCGCGCAGGGCGCGAATTCGCATTCGCCGTTCTTCTACAACCGCCTGAAGGGCATGCTCGAAGAAGGGCTCACCATGATGAACTTCGAGTCGCTCACGCTGGTGAGACCTTCGCTATTGCTCGGGAAACACCGCGACAAGCGCTTTGGCGAAGAATTGATGCAGAAGCTGTTCGGCGGTCACCTCGCGATTATCCCAGCAAGGATTCGCCCTGTGTTTGCGGAATCGGTCGCGGCCCACCTGGTGGCTTCGCTCCTGAAGCCGCCTTCCGACCACGTGTGCGCAAGCGACGGCGTGAAGGGCAAGCGCATCATATACAACCGCGTGCTGTCGAGTACGAATGCGGATGCTTTTTTCCGGGAGAACTGA